Within Candidatus Saccharibacteria bacterium, the genomic segment ACGTTCCTTGACAAGGCTGCAGCCCTTAGGGCATTCATTAAACAAAATGCTGGCAATGATAAACTGCTGGCGGCGGTAAATGAAACTGACAATCCATTGCCGGCAACAGTGAAAATCAAACCACGAGATCTCAACAAAATGAGTGACATTCGTTCGTATGTGACTAAACCCGAATGGCAAAAACTTCAATCGGACCCAATATCTGACAGCGGAGAGCGTCGAACCACTATCGACAAAATTACACATGCCACGAACATCCTGCAGCGAGCTGGTGTTATAGCCGTCGGAGTGTTTGCGCTCATATCTGTTCTGATTATTTTTAACACGATTCAGATGGCAATTTTTAACAGACGTGATGAGCTTCAAATTATGCGCTTGCTAGGGGCAAGCACCGGCTACATACGTGCGCCATTCGTGGTGGAAACCATAATTTACGGAGTGCTTTCCGCTATCATATCTATCCTGATTATCAACGCGTTGTTTATTACTGCTTCAAGCTCGTTGCAAGCGACAAGCTTGGGACTTCTCGACATTTCATATAGCCAGCAGTATTTTCAGGAGCATTATTGGCAGCTGTTGCTCATGCAGCTCATGCTTGGTATACTGATAGGTGCTGCTTCTTCAGTCATAGCTACGCAGCGATATCTTAAATTCAAAACGCCAAAGAAATAACACCACCTTCGCGCGACAAAATCATCGCGCGGGGGTTACTTAGTCTCTCGGCATAAACGGGCAGGCTGACGAAAGATAGACAAAACTACAACAATATAGAGTAAGGGGAGGGTTTATAAGTCTTGCATAATTGTGATATCATAAGCATGTTCATAAAAACATACAAAAATATGCATAAAAAAATCTCTCATATGTCTTCTCGTCGTCTACCACGCCCCGTGCAAGCGTGTCTGTTGGTAGCAAGCTGCCTACTATTGGTTGCAGGAACGCTTATTCCGTCATGGCGACATCTCGTCTGGGCAAATGATTACCAGGCACAAATAGATGCCTTGCAGCAACAAAACAGCGTAAACCGATCCGTTCTCGGTGAGCTAGAGGCCGTGGCAGAAAGCTACACAGACGTCATACGCAAGCTTCAGCAACAAATTGACTCGCTTCAGGCCTCAATAAACACGAACCTCGATTTGCAGGCTCAGCTACAACGGCAAATTGCGGAAGCACAAGCCGAGATAGATCGTCAAAAGGCAGTTTTAGCTGAAGACGTTAAGGCTATGTACGTAGATGGCACGCCAAGTTCACTTGAAATGCTTGCCAGCAGCCGGGACTTTAGTGATTATGTCGACAAGCAAGAGTACCGTTCCCGAGTTCAAAATAAATTGCAAGATACCCTGAAAAGAATTGCAGAGCTTCAAAAACAGCTACAGGTGCAAAAAGCAAAAGTTGAGCAGCTCGTTAAAGAAATGCAGATTCAGCAATCACAGCTGAGTGCCGACCGTGCAAAACAGTGGGAACTGTTAAACATGAATGAATCAAATCAGGCTGAATATGATGCGCAAATAAAAGCTAACAATAGCAAAGTAGCACAGCTACGTGCTGAACAGGCCGCTGCAAACCGACGTCTTAGCGGCGGTACGGCAGGAGGTGTCACCGCAGGGGATCCAGGCCACGGCGGGTATCCAGCTTATCTTGATTATGCAGCGCAGGACAGCCTTGTCGACCCATGGGGCATGTATAACCGCGAGTGCGTGAGCTACACTGCCTGGAAAGTATTCCAAGCCTACGGCTACATGCCGTATTGGGGAGGAATCGGTAACGCCAACCAGTGGCCGGGTAACGCCGCTCGAGCCGGCATACCCACTAGCTCAACACCTCGTGTCGGCTCTGTAGCAGTATGGAATGTAGGCTACTACGGGCATGTCATGTGGGTTGAAGCAGTCAACAGCGACGGCTCAATCTGGATTAGTCAGTACAACTACGATTTTAACGGCCATTACAGTGAAATGCTTGTAAGCGCGGGCATGGCCTCAAACTTGACCTACATCTATTTCGACCAAATGTAGCCGCTTAAAAACAAGTATTAAGTGAGTATCGGCGCTCGCATAAAAAAATAAAAATGACTCACAAGACTATACCCATCAAACATACAGGGAAGGCATATCATATTACGGTAAAGGTTCACGATAAGCCACAGCTGCATTCACTTGTTCGTACAAAAAATGGCCTGATAAAAATGCGTGCTTTTGGCCTGCGCCTGCAGAGGGTATTTGTTGCGGCATCACTAAAAACAAAAAAATATCTTCATAAGTCGGCTGGGAAAAAAGTGATTTTTCAAGCTGGTGTCATACTGTCATTAGGCTTACTTGGTACATTTTCTTTGCAAGTTGTGGCCTACGCGCATACAGCCGTAGAAATTCAGCCGATAGTGAACCATGCGCATAATAAACCAGTGCGCATAGCGTTCAATCGTGTGGTTCGCGGCTCTTTGAGCTACGCATGGCAGGAAAACATAGCCGGGTCGTGGTTGCCAGAAAAAACTTTTGCGGGCGTGCGAGCACTGGTTTTTACGCCGAAGGATCCTTTGACACCAGGTTCGGTTTTGCATCTGAAACTTAAAAACGTTCAACCTACAGCAGACATTATGAGCAACACGCCCTCCGAGCAACTCGTAGCGGTAGTTGTAGAGCGGGCTGCAGCCATCGTATCGCAAACCCCAGCAATAAATGCTCAACAGGTTCGGGTTAGCACCGAATTATCACTGAAACTGAGCACCACTAACAGAGGACTCCGCACGTTCGTACTCGCTGGCGATATCCCGGTAGTGTCGCCAAAGCCATCCGGTCGAGACGATACGGTTTTCTCCTGGAAGCTCGCGGGCGAATTGGCCCAAGGAAAAACGTATCACGCTGAGGTTCGTGATACCCAGCAGACCGAAGAGAAGCAAGTGGTAGCAGTTTTTCATTTCACAACCGTTGCTGAACCCTCTGTTAGTACAAATGTTTCGGGCTATATTAAACCAAACCAAACCATAACTGTTGATTTTGATCAGGACATGGTTCAACATGACAAAGCTGTAGTTTTTGCAATGCCCGGCAAGGGTGCTTGGCAAGGCTCTCGGCAGTACGCGTTCACGACCAGTTTTGTAGTTCCTGGTACAACGTACAGCTACAAAGTTATCTCGGGTACGCAGTCTGTGCATGGTGGTGCCTTAAAAACTGATAAAATATTCAATGCTCAAACACCAGGGGCAGTAAAAGTCGTTGGCTCGCAGCCGAGTGGTAGTCGAATTCCACTAAATAATTCCGTAAAAATTACCTTTG encodes:
- a CDS encoding ABC transporter permease — protein: MATMIITLTIIMFSIILNATFNNQVDQITSKIDISVYLKDTVTTAQAKTFVANVEKLPNVESVTFLDKAAALRAFIKQNAGNDKLLAAVNETDNPLPATVKIKPRDLNKMSDIRSYVTKPEWQKLQSDPISDSGERRTTIDKITHATNILQRAGVIAVGVFALISVLIIFNTIQMAIFNRRDELQIMRLLGASTGYIRAPFVVETIIYGVLSAIISILIINALFITASSSLQATSLGLLDISYSQQYFQEHYWQLLLMQLMLGILIGAASSVIATQRYLKFKTPKK
- a CDS encoding CHAP domain-containing protein produces the protein MHKKISHMSSRRLPRPVQACLLVASCLLLVAGTLIPSWRHLVWANDYQAQIDALQQQNSVNRSVLGELEAVAESYTDVIRKLQQQIDSLQASINTNLDLQAQLQRQIAEAQAEIDRQKAVLAEDVKAMYVDGTPSSLEMLASSRDFSDYVDKQEYRSRVQNKLQDTLKRIAELQKQLQVQKAKVEQLVKEMQIQQSQLSADRAKQWELLNMNESNQAEYDAQIKANNSKVAQLRAEQAAANRRLSGGTAGGVTAGDPGHGGYPAYLDYAAQDSLVDPWGMYNRECVSYTAWKVFQAYGYMPYWGGIGNANQWPGNAARAGIPTSSTPRVGSVAVWNVGYYGHVMWVEAVNSDGSIWISQYNYDFNGHYSEMLVSAGMASNLTYIYFDQM
- a CDS encoding C39 family peptidase codes for the protein MTHKTIPIKHTGKAYHITVKVHDKPQLHSLVRTKNGLIKMRAFGLRLQRVFVAASLKTKKYLHKSAGKKVIFQAGVILSLGLLGTFSLQVVAYAHTAVEIQPIVNHAHNKPVRIAFNRVVRGSLSYAWQENIAGSWLPEKTFAGVRALVFTPKDPLTPGSVLHLKLKNVQPTADIMSNTPSEQLVAVVVERAAAIVSQTPAINAQQVRVSTELSLKLSTTNRGLRTFVLAGDIPVVSPKPSGRDDTVFSWKLAGELAQGKTYHAEVRDTQQTEEKQVVAVFHFTTVAEPSVSTNVSGYIKPNQTITVDFDQDMVQHDKAVVFAMPGKGAWQGSRQYAFTTSFVVPGTTYSYKVISGTQSVHGGALKTDKIFNAQTPGAVKVVGSQPSGSRIPLNNSVKITFDQPVDHASAENAFSISPQVNGSFSWSGNTMIFTPSSYGYQTTYTYAVAPGIKPVFGLMGVGYSKQFITVYEVRKLNVPFFRQAHALSCEAASLRMALAYYGVGTSDDEILGRIGYAPQPRDTATNTWQDPNVEFVGDVNGKINVTGWGVYAGPVARAAQSFGRSADVIYSPSAASVASAIYAGRPVIMWGVMGTSAIDDSWNTATSGVVHAAKNQHVRLVYGVEGSAENPAGFYLNDPLRGSVYLTAGALQASMNAGGRQILVVY